The following are encoded in a window of Thunnus albacares chromosome 9, fThuAlb1.1, whole genome shotgun sequence genomic DNA:
- the osbpl1a gene encoding oxysterol-binding protein-related protein 1 isoform X3: MLEAAERTEERKLEEQLLEAAREGDLSTLTQLLSRKKPPDINCTDLLGNTPLHCAAYRGQRQSALKLIKSGASPNIKNKNGQTVFDLASDTAMKQALESNVHRGMTRHVKKYEGLLWKSSRFFGWRSYWVVLQDGVLSWYSKQSDAAANVSRQGCKSLTHAHCLIRAKDNCFFTLKCFDDSVHHFKVSPKNDPETTRQAWLDALEEHSAYSTHYCSQEQGSEEEEEEEVMSLGELTDSLQAAEASQKKLEKEVAAFLSMLKNDGLSERFPSTILEKMQEIGDLSSKTSSSLSVCLSLLSRQEGVRSLKLELEVEKNKILSEALQTLATEHHELEQSVVKGSSPRSALSEDEFHDAVSESDSELSVSGFETVASHSFEEDEEGSVMLSSHCSSPASMLEEDHHGDKDVTQPNGITKHRTSLPAPMFSRNDFSIWSILRNCIGMELSKITMPVIFNEPLSFLQRLTEYMEHTYLIHQANTSSDSIDRMKCVAAFAVSAVASQWERTGKPFNPLLGETYELVREDLGFRLISEQVSHHPPVSAFHAEGLEQDFVFHGSIYPKLKFWGKSVEAEPKGIITLELPKYNEAYTWTNPTCCVHNIIVGQLWIEQYGNVEIFNHRTGERCCLNFKPCGLFGKELHKVEGYILDKSKKKLCALYGKWTECLYVVDSAALEAHKKNDKKGAEEKKGSKPGCSEEDVPSPAADTVEMIPGSQLLWRIAPRPANSTQMYSFTSFAMQLNELHKEMEGIIPQTDCRLRPDIRAMENGDIDIASEEKKRLEEKQRASRKSRSKSDEEWKTRSPALGPRWFQQGPNPHTSSQDWLFSGGYWDRKYSHLPDIY, from the exons GCCAGACAGTGTTTGACCTGGCCAGTGATACAGCAATGAAGCAGGCGCTCGAAAGCAACGTTCATCGA GGTATGACCCGCCATGTCAAGAAGTATGAGGGATTACTCTGGAAG AGCTCCAGATTCTTTGGCTGGCGCTCCTACTGGGTCGTCCTTCAAGACGGGGTTTTGTCCTGGTACTCAAAACA GTCTGATGCAGCTGCCAATGTCAGTAGGCAAGGCTGTAAGTCCCTCACACACGCTCACTGTTTG ATCCGAGCCAAAGATAACTGCTTTTTTACCCTAAAGTGCTTCGATGACAGTGTGCATCACTTCAAAGTATCACCTAAAAATGACCCAGAGACAACGAGACAA GCATGGCTGGACGCACTGGAGGAGCACTCAGCCTACAGCACACACTACTGCTCCCAAGAGCAGggcagcgaggaggaggaggaagaggaagtgatgtcactaGGGGAACTAACAGATTCACTACAG GCAGCAGAGGCCAGCCAgaagaaactggagaaggaGGTGGCAGCTTTCCTGTCCATGCTGAAAAATGACGGGCTATCAGAAA GGTTTCCGTCCACCATACTGGAGAAAATGCAGGAAATCGGTGACTTGTCCAGCAAGACCAGTTCCAGCCTCAGTGTCTGTCTGAGCCTCTTGTCCAGACAGGAAGGG GTGCGCAGTCTGAAATTGGAGCTGGAGGTAGAGAAGAATAAGATCCTCTCCGAAGCACTGCAGACTCTCGCCACGGAGCACCACGAACTTGAGCAATCCGTCGTCAAAGGATCTTCACCGCGAAGTGCCCTCAGCGAGGATGAGTTCCACGACGCCGTGTCTG AATCGGACTCAGAGCTCTCCGTGAGCGGCTTTGAGACGGTGGCCAGCCATTCCTTTGAGGAGGACGAGGAAGGCTCTGTCATGTTAAGCAGCCATTGCAGCAGCCCCGCCAGCATGTTGGAGGAGGATCACCATGGCGACAAAGACGTGACTCAACCCAATGGGATCACAAAGCATAG GACCAGCTTACCTGCACCAATGTTTTCAAGAAATGACTTCAGTATTTGGAGTATCCTGAGGAACTGCATTGGGATG GAACTCTCCAAGATTACAATGCCAGTGATTTTCAATGAGCCGCTCAGCTTTTTGCAGCGTCTGACCGAGTACATGGAGCACACGTACCTCATCCACCAGGCTAACACCTCCTCAGACTCTATTGACAGGATGAAG TGTGTGGCTGCGTTTGCGGTGTCTGCTGTGGCCTCCCAGTGGGAGCGGACAGGTAAACCCTTCAACCCTCTTCTGGGAGAAACCTATGAACTGGTTAG AGAGGATCTGGGCTTCAGGCTCATATCAGAGCAGGTGAGCCACCACCCTCCAGTCAGCGCCTTTCATGCTGAGGGCCTGGAGCAAGACTTCGTGTTTCATGGATCCATCTACCCCAAACTCAAGTTCTGGGGCAAGAGTGTGGAAGCTGAGCCGAAAGGCATCATCACGCTGGAGCTGCCCAA GTACAATGAAGCCTACACATGGACAAATCCTacatgttgtgttcacaacatAATTGTGGGCCAGCTGTGGATTGAACAGTATGGAAATGTGGAGATATTCAACCACAG AACTGGTGAGAGGTGCTGCCTGAATTTCAAACCATGTGGCCTTTTCGGCAAAGAACTACACAAGGTTGAAGGGTATATTCTGGATAAAAG caAAAAGAAGCTGTGTGCTCTCTATGGGAAGTGGACAGAGTGCCTGTATGTAGTCGATTCTGCTGCCCTCGAGGCgcataaaaaaaatgacaagaaaggggcagaagagaaaaaaggcaGCAAACCG GGTTGCAGTGAGGAGGATGTTCCCTCTCCAGCTGCAGACACCGTCGAGATGATTCCTGGCAGCCAGCTGCTGTGGAGAATCGCACCCAGACCAGCCAACTCTACCCAG ATGTACAGCTTTACATCATTTGCAATGCAGCTGAACGAGCTGCATAAGGAGATGGAGGGAATCATTCCTCAGACAGACTGCAGGCTGAGACCAGACATACGAGCCATGGAGAACGGTGACATCG ACATCGccagtgaggagaaaaaaagacttgaggaaaaacagagagcTTCTCGCAAAAGCCGCTCCAAATCCGATGAGGAGTGGAAGACGAG GAGTCCTGCCCTTGGCCCAAG gTGGTTTCAGCAGGGGCCAAACCCCCACACCAGCTCCCAGGACTGGCTCTTTTCTGGTGGATACTGGGACAGGAAATACAGCCACCTGCCTGACATTTACTAA
- the lama3 gene encoding laminin subunit alpha-3: MQRSKFLFCGIVWLFLLCFASVCPSTHKHQIHQIQHSKKKFCDPSFGHQIAGVIGQKCGSGFYRQWTGSDRGQCVPCSCNGLSNECDEHTGICVNCQLGTTGDHCERCKEGYYGNAFNRGCQACPCPSVWNNFALACMDIGSGAIECLCKPNYSGTRCERCASGYYGNPLVYGGNCKPCNCWDGTLNICDSLTGECITSGDSSCGDHGYECDSCTHALLVDLERMNDVLARLKRQLQNINHGSDSLLKLNNLEANISKTKILVGTYSTAVKHLDPKLVQLEADVNAVGVDLSQLINETLKTSSDLEIVVQSVNARNLKAEDLLSEVEALLTTIQDLIKKQTTVKPGDSVSENDKVRRMEKAQRIVREMRERGCAAQRDKAGSEQEEAHKLLDLIIMTIHMATNQAALNQTAASLMASDSSLRDLAELMSHAEDAVNRTQDLNLKSGTTLQHLQHLQAQVEKENSTLLPVTEMTRDLLKNITDIFLMLEEIKLEFENHAAQLDGAKPKLFNKLNHIFQITTKVDITKVEEHAEELNRLATEFQQVLHNATNSTDLHSVLRIGAYNSIINALEKAEMAANQSSEASEQALKDVKGGGLVNRAEGLKDNSSHLQTEANETQTDLKMLSHTVNAHKVRVNKQKEKGESLRMDISTISDDLKKIKRNDSEVLIESAKTAASASNYTVSNVTERLKNISQELERITFHNVSLNVDDILNDSDLALESLNASFSVLSDNITQVEAFSRELSPGANMTETIRQIKDLIEETRTFVNRLPLATTFNGKGHIELHPPRKPEDIKAFTAVDLLLNLHQNNHSKANRRRRRRQGKHKDANFFVFYLGNKKASGDYIGMAIKRNVLICVYKLGGVVHEVETSQITTTTNVKSFDFDRVMFYRVYQDAEVNITQNFTSEKRVSLPLKRNLPNTMTGILDLDPNNLVFYVGGYPEDFTPPAELRYPKYRGAMKLSYINDNPVCLFNYKRAINVNTTQCAVTIPRLKVTDYYEGTGYRKVFMKMTDKSILLKFHTNSRETNALLFYIENEESFFYVFVEQGFLKLQGQQAGQELRAQSAEKVSLFDKKFVIYIADNFTVQYQHEQNIRTEHIRSNYSSFYIGGLPAQLRQRHNITAPPLRGCVDEVKLNGDIIKYNRTIGVSDRCPHTLLGVRAATLYSALSVDSLFVRNKQPISLGFRSKDRHGAILRSRSQGSTSVNNFQLSLSDGYVVFSSDNHTLKSDKRYNDGSWHYLSAATRPTGLELSIDNVNVTQEQSPHIRLMDHNLNGKTFEGCIANLYSRSQQGIIPADLSLSQMGNEILGLCSLNSPPQTGHSPAPMLFKHKHTQDPAGTQCRPQQPHRGGYQLSEANSWLNYTVPQEDLNYRPHFSLQVKTKSSKGLILHLSGRGVIPLLVLYMANGKVKMFLGQERIIFHKQKSNDGEWHQIEFSVESSTFHLLVDGIRVTDGVLPNNEGSALDLHNPVYLGGDPLRKISHIYDIPTDSIIGCIRNFKINEEAIVKPKASHKALPCLDEHNVTGTYFGGGHIILDNYFTAGSDFVLAFELRPQRLTGLLFHVQSHKASLNVFLMEKNKVGVEVNDGNRAVSVEVTPPQNLCDGKFHMVSVSKKHEVIKLTVDSVSDQRNGPSKLHSTKGSLYIGGIAKQNGSPVSSPFVGCLQNVKIDDRPVAFETGSRVVGLVSINKCPVD; encoded by the exons ATGCAGCGGAGTAAATTTTTGTTTTGCGGCATAGTTTGGTTGTTTTTGCTCTGCTTTGCTTCAGTTTGTCCCTCTACTCACAAACATCAGATCCATCAGATAcaacacagcaagaaaaagtTCTGTGATCCTTCCTTCGGCCACCAGATTGCAGGTGTTATCGGTCAG aaatgcgGCTCAGGCTTCTACAGACAGTGGACTGGATCAGACAGGGGTCAGTGCGTGCCATGCAGCTGCAATGGACTCTCTAATGAGTGTGATGAGCACACAGGGATCTGTGTG AACTGTCAGCTTGGCACCACCGGGGACCACTGTGAACGATGTAAAGAGGGTTACTATGGAAACGCATTCAACAGGGGCTGTCAAGCCTGTCCATGCCCTTCTGTATGGAACAA TTTTGCGTTGGCCTGTATGGACATCGGCTCAGGAGCGATTGAATGTTTGTGCAAACCAAATTATAGCGGAACCAGATGTGAGAG ATGTGCATCTGGTTACTACGGCAATCCACTGGTGTATGGAGGCAACTGCAAGCCCTGCAACTGCTGGGATGGCACCTTGAACATTTGTGATTCTCTGACCGGag AGTGCATCACATCTGGCGACAGTAGCTGTGGTGATCACGGCTATG AATGTGACAGCTGCACTCATGCTTTACTGGTCGACTTGGAGAGGATGAACGATGTCCTGGCTCGGCTGAAGAGGCAGCTGCAGAACATTAATCATGGCTCTGACTCACTATTGAAGCTAAATAATCTGGAGGCAAACATCTCTAAAACCAAG ATTTTGGTTGGGACATACAGCACTGCTGTGAAACATCTGGATCCAAAGCTTGTACAGCTGGAAGCAGATGTGAATGCTGTCGGAGTTGACTTGAGTCAACTGATTAACGAG ACACTTAAAACTTCATCAGATCTGGAGATTGTTGTGCAGAGTGTGAATGCAAGAAACCTGAAAGCAGAGGATCTTCTCTCTGAAGTGGAAGCTCTTCTTACAACAATACAAG ATTTGATAAAGAAGCAAACTACGGTGAAACCTGGAGATTCCGTGTCTGAAAATGACAAAGTCCGGAGGATGGAGAAGGCTCAACGCATCGTAagggaaatgagagagagaggctgcgCTGCTCAGAGAGACAAAGCTGGCAGCGAGCAAGAGGAGGCACACAAAT TACTGGACTTAATAATCATGACCATTCATATGGCAACCAACCAGGCAGCACTGAATCAGACTGCAGCCTCTCTGATGGCTTCAGACTCCTCTCTGAGGGATCTGGCTGAGCTGATGTCACACGCAGAGGATGCAGTCAACAGGACACAGGACCTTAACCTGAAGAGTGGTACTACCCTTCAACATCTGCAG CATCTTCAAGCTCaggtggaaaaagaaaatagcACGCTCCTTCCTGTGACTGAAATGACGAGAGACCTGCTAAAGAATATAACCGACATCTTCTTAATGCTCGAGGAAATTAAATTA GAATTTGAAAATCATGCAGCTCAGCTAGATGGTGCCAAGCCGAAGCTCTTTAACAAGTTAAACCACATCTTCCAAATTACGACAAAGGTGGACATAACCAAGGTTGAGGAGCATGCAGAGGAGCTCAACAGACTGGCAACAGAATTTCAACA AGTGCTTCATAATGCCACCAACAGTACTGACCTGCACAGTGTCCTGCGTATAGGTGCTTACAACAGCATCATAAATGCCTTGGAAAAGGCAGAGATGGCAGCAAATCAGTCCAGCGAGGCTTCGGAGCAAGCCTTAAAG GATGTGAAAGGGGGAGGTCTGGTCAACAGGGCAGAAGGACTCAAAGATAATTCGTCCCATTTACAAACAGAAGCCAACGAGACTCAGACTGACCTTAAAA TGCTTTCACATACAGTGAATGCCCACAAAGTCCGTGTGAATAAGCAAAAGGAAAAGGGAGAATCACTGAGAATGGACATCTCAACAATCAGTGATGACCTCAAAAAGATCAAAAGAA ATGACTCCGAAGTCCTTATAGAATCTGCAAAAACAGCTGCCTCTGCTTCTAACTACACTGTCAGTAATGTAACAGAAAGACTGAAGAATATCAGCCAGGAACTGGAGAGAATAACTTTCCACAATGTCAGTTTGAATGTAGATGACATATTAAATGATTCAGACCTGGCAT tGGAGAGCTTAAACGCATCCTTCTCCGTGTTGAGTGACAACATCACACAAGTTGAGGCTTTCAGTAGGGAATTGTCACCTGGTGCCaacatgacagaaaccatcAGACAAATTAAGGATTTGATAGAGGAGACAAGAACTTTTGTTAATAGG CTCCCCTTAGCAACCACTTTCAATGGAAAGGGTCACATTGAGCTTCATCCTCCAAGAAAACCTGAAGACATAAAAGCTTTTACAGCTGTTGATCTGCTTCTCAATCTTCATCAAAACAATCATTCCAAGGCTAACCGCAGGCGAAGGCGACGCCAGGGCAAACACAAAGATGCCAACTTCTTTGTTTTCTACCTGGGCAACAAGAAA GCTTCTGGAGACTACATTGGGATGGCTATCAAACGCAATGTGCTGATTTGTGTCTACAAGTTGGGTGGAGTTGTCCATGAGGTGGAAACCAGTCAAATAACAACAACTACCAATGTGAAATCCTTCGACTTTGACAGGGTTATGTTTTACAG AGTTTACCAAGATGCTGAGGTTAACATTACGCAGAACTTCACATCAGAGAAGCGTGTCAGCCTCCCTCTGAAACGTAACCTTCCAAACACGATGACTGGCATTCTTGACCTGGATCCAAACAACTTAGTTTTCTACGTTGGCGGCTACCCTGAAGACTTTACT CCTCCGGCGGAGCTGCGTTACCCCAAGTACAGGGGAGCCATGAAACTCTCCTACATCAATGACAATCCTGTTTGCCTGTTCAACTACAAGCGTGCCATCAATGTGAATACAACACAGTGTGCTGTGAC GATTCCCCGGTTAAAGGTGACTGATTATTATGAGGGAACTGGTTACCGCAAGGTGTTCATGAAGATGACAGACAAGAGCATACTGTTGAAATTCCACACAAACAGCCGAGAAACAAACGCCTTGTTATTCTACATCGAAAATGAA GAGTCTtttttctatgtgtttgtgGAGCAAGGCTTCCTGAAACTTCAAGGACAACAAGCAGGTCAAGAGCTCAGAGCTCAGAGTGCTGAAAAAGTGTCTCTATTT GACAAAAAATTTGTAATTTATATTGCAGACAACTTTACTGTGCAATATCAACATGAGCAAAATATCCGCACAGAGCACATTCGATCAAACTATAGTAGTTTTTACATTGGGGGTCTACCAGCACAGCTCAGACAGAG ACATAACATCACAGCTCCACCACTGAGAGgatgtgtggatgaagtgaaattaaatgggGATATCATTAAGTACAACAGGACGATTGGTGTCAGTGATAGATGTCCACACACACTACTG GGTGTTCGTGCAGCTACATTATATTCAGCTCTGTCTGTTGATTCTCTGTTTGTCCGGAACAAACAGCCGATCTCTCTGGGCTTCAGGAGCAAAGACAGACATGGTGCTATTCTCAGGAGCAGGTCTCAG GGCTCCACCTCTGTCAACAACTTTCAGCTGTCCCTGTCTGATGGCTATGTAGTATTTAGTAGTGATAATCATACCTTGAAGTCAGATAAAAGGTACAATGATGGGAGCTGGCACTACTTGTCTGCAGCGACGAGGCCAACAGG GTTGGAGCTCAGCATTGATAATGTAAATGTGACTCAGGAACAATCTCCCCATATCAGACTGATGGATCATAACTTGAACGGAAAAACATTTGAAGGCTGCATCGCTAACCTTTATTCAAG GTCTCAGCAGGGAATTATACCTGCTGATCTAAGCTTGTCCCAAATGGGAAATGAGATCCTTGGCCTGTGCAGTCTCAATTCTCCACCACAAACTGGACATTCACCAGCACCTATGctattcaaacacaaacat aCTCAGGACCCAGCAGGCACCCAGTGTAGACCCCAGCAACCACACCGTGGTGGATACCAGCTCTCTGAGGCAAACAGCTGGCTCAATTACACCGTTCCACAAGAGGACCTTAATTACAG GCCTCACTTCTCTCTACAAGTCAAGACCAAGTCGTCCAAAGGGCTGATCCTCCACTTGTCAGGGAGAGGAGTCATCCCCCTGCTGGTTCTATACATGGCTAATGGCAAGGTCAAGATGTTCCTCGGGCAAGAGAGAATCATCTTCCACAAACAGAAGAGCAATGATGGGGAATGGCACCAA attgAGTTCAGTGTGGAGAGCAGTACTTTTCATCTGCTGGTTGATGGAATCCGTGTGACTGATGGTGTTTTGCCCAACAATGAGGGATCAGCTTTAGATCTGCACAACCCTGTGTATCTGGGAGGTGATCCGCTAAGGAAAATCTCACAC ATATATGACATTCCCACGGACAGTATTATTGGCTGTATACggaatttcaaaataaatgaggAAGCTATTGTGAAACCTAAGGCAAGCCACAAAGCTTTACCCTGCCTCGATGAGCACAATGTGACGGGGACATACTTTGGCGGCGGTCACATCATCTTAG ATAATTACTTTACTGCTGGCTCTGACTTTGTGTTGGCCTTCGAGCTGCGTCCTCAACGCCTGACAGGTCTTCTTTTCCACGTTCAAAGTCACAAGGCTAGCCTTAATGTGTTCTTAATGGAGAAGAACAAG GTGGGTGTCGAAGTGAATGATGGTAATAGAGCTGTTAGTGTTGAAGTGACTCCTCCTCAAAACCTCTGTGATGGAAAATTTCACATGGTTTCAG TgtcaaaaaaacatgaagttaTCAAACTAACGGTGGACTCCGTGTCTGACCAGAGAAATGGCCCCTCTAAGTTGCACTCAACCAAGGGTTCACTTTACATTGGAG GGATAGCAAAGCAAAATGGAAGCCCTGTGTCCTCACCATTTGTTGGCTGCTTGCAAAATGTGAAGATTGATGATAGGCCTGTTGCATTTGAGACAGGATCCAGGGTGGTTGGCCTTGTGAGCATCAATAAATGCCCTGTAGACTGA
- the cts12 gene encoding procathepsin L, whose product MGTKQTHIHTVQQASFMLRAMLLSLLLCGVASDSDEAVLTEWDIWKNSHGIAYDEMDDIQRRAIWEENKREIEDNNQGFLMGMRPFTMAMNKYGDLTRQEYQVLQGALIDAQFVRRGKAVSARKLRNNAKKFDSWFVDYRNMGYVTEVKDQGYCGSCWAFSTTGAIEGQIYKRTGQLLSLSEQNLVDCSRSYGTFGCNGAWMANAYDYVIGNGLQSTSTYPYTSMDTQPCYYDSRLAVAHIKDYRFIPKADEQALADAVATIGPITVAIDADHSSFLFYSSGIYDEPSCNPNNLSHAVLLVGYGSEGGQDYWIIKNSWGTSWGEGGYMRMVRDGRNTCGIASYALYPIL is encoded by the exons ATGGGAACAAAACAGACTCACATCCACACAG TTCAGCAGGCCAGCTTCATGCTGAGAGCCATGCTGCTCTCTCTTCTGCTGTGTGGAGTTGCATCAGACTCAGATGAGGCGGTCCTGACTGAATGGGATATCTGGAAGAACAGTCATGGCATAGCCTATGATGAAATG GACGATATTCAAAGGAGGGCCATCTGGGAGGAGAACAAGCGGGAGATTGAAGACAATAATCAGGGGTTTTTAATGGGGATGAGGCCATTTACTATGGCCATGAACAAATATGGAGACCTG ACAAGACAAGAATACCAAGTTTTGCAAGGTGCCCTGATAGATGCCCAGTTCGTGAGGAGGGGGAAGGCTGTCTCAGCCCGAAAGTTGCGTAATAACGCTAAGAAGTTTGATTCTTGGTTTGTCGACTACAGGAACATGGGTTACGTCACTGAGGTGAAAGATCAG GGTTACTGTGGCTCATGCTGGGCCTTCAGCACAACAGGAGCTATAGAGGGACAAATATACAAGAGGACAGGTCAGCTTCTATCCTTGAGTGAGCAAAACCTGGTGGACTGCTCCAGATCTTACGGTACCTTCGGCTGCAACGGTGCCTGGATGGCCAACGCCTATGACTATGTGATCGGCAATGGGCTGCAGTCGACAAGCACCTACCCATACACCTCAATG GATACCCAGCCCTGTTACTACGACAGCAGACTTGCGGTTGCCCATATCAAAGACTACAGGTTCATACCCAAAGCAGATGAGCAGGCTCTGGCTGATGCTGTGGCAACTATTGGGCCAATTACAGTAGCCATTGATGCAGATCATTCAAGCTTCCTGTTCTACAGTTCAG GAATATACGATGAGCCCAGCTGCAACCCCAACAATCTGAGTCACGCGGTGCTGCTGGTTGGCTACGGCTCTGAAGGAGGCCAAGACTACTGGATCATCAAAAACAG ttGGGGTACGAGCTGGGGTGAAGGCGGCTACATGCGAATGGTCCGGGATGGCAGAAACACTTGTGGCATTGCAAGCTATGCCTTGTACCCTATTCTGTGA